The following coding sequences are from one Diadema setosum chromosome 9, eeDiaSeto1, whole genome shotgun sequence window:
- the LOC140233134 gene encoding uncharacterized protein has product MAIEDACEGDVTLLSSNEMAASSAHLAIHSSACSPEEAYYDALSALPCQISFSFSSTEKKSAAKPSKASLEAVDSLQAVIFTLNNDNPSFDTASTICQRFIPKNLSARGLMVRSTSDLLPWGASGDEVELGSGTTGTVYLYAHAVSHRPVALKVMSVPPKDCCQEDRRQVISKLKQEVRILTALGNKDWFPEFYGCIKVGPDTVGIAMEFCGDESKGKSYSIADCVEGYGPHLSRDDWMGVMQDVADGLIVMHRRGFLCNDLKEDNVLVVESEGEWGVKIVDFGWSSSINKPLRLRFTASQKQGYKDEQIYSQIAPECALDGKPCSVSSDVYALGRLTAFVGQRMGLKDLEDFGMYIYKCPREKRPSLKDYIAEVTCLRNGGSMGSESSDDSNEDL; this is encoded by the exons ATGGCCATCGAGGATGCGTGCGAGGGTGACGTCACTCTACTTTCGTCCAATGAAATGGCAGCTTCTTCGGCACATCTTGCCATCCACTCATCGGCTTGTAGTCCCGAGGAAGCATACTACGACGCCCTCTCTGCACTTCCTTGCCAGATTTCGTTTTCCTTCAGTAGTACAGA GAAAAAATCGGCAGCCAAGCCATCCAAGGCCTCCCTAGAGGCTGTCGACTCTCTCCAAGCTGTCATTTTTACTTTAAATAATGACAACCCCAGCTTTGACACGGCAAGCACAATCTGTCAGAGATTTATTCCAAAGAACCTATCTGCCAGAGGTCTCATGGTAAGGAGTACTTCCGATCTTCTTCCCTGGGGAGCGTCTGGGGACGAGGTTGAACTTGGTAGTGGTACTACCGGCACAGTCTACCTCTATGCTCATGCAGTTAGCCACCGCCCTGTCGCGCTCAAAGTCATGTCAGTTCCACCAAAAGATTGCTGTCAAGAGGACAGGCGACAAGTGATCAGCAAATTGAAGCAAGAAGTTCGGATTCTGACTGCCCTCGGCAACAAAGATTGGTTCCCCGAGTTCTACGGCTGCATCAAGGTCGGACCAGATACGGTTGGTATTGCCATGGAGTTCTGCGGGGATGAATCCAAGGGGAAGAGCTACTCCATCGCCGATTGTGTGGAAGGATATGGACCCCATCTCAGCAGGGATGACTGGATGGGAGTAATGCAGGATGTGGCTGACGGATTGATCGTGATGCACAGGAGGGGTTTCCTCTGCAACGATCTCAAAGAGGACAATGTGCTAGTGGTAGAGTCAGAAGGAGAATGGGGCGTGAAGATCGTTGATTTTGGTTGGTCCAGCAGTATCAACAAGCCTCTCAGACTCAGGTTCACAGCATCACAGAAGCAAGGTTACAAGGACGAGCAAATCTATAGTCAAATTGCCCCGGAATGTGCCCTAGACGGGAAACCATGCTCGGTTTCCAGTGACGTATACGCCCTGGGAAGATTGACTGCCTTCGTCGGGCAGCGAATGGGACTGAAGGACCTGGAAGACTTTGGAATGTACATTTACAAGTGCCCCAGGGAGAAGAGGCCATCACTGAAAGACTACATCGCCGAAGTCACTTGCCTCAGGAATGGCGGCAGCATGGGCAGTGAGAGCAGCGATGACAGTAACGAGGATTTGTGA